A region of Procambarus clarkii isolate CNS0578487 chromosome 22, FALCON_Pclarkii_2.0, whole genome shotgun sequence DNA encodes the following proteins:
- the LOC123757503 gene encoding uncharacterized protein — translation MAQTPMDSSVGTRSPTIVKNDTNTDDVLRKSPTIVKNDTHTDAVLRRNPTIVKNDTHTDAVLRRNPTIDKNDTNTDDVLRKSPTIVKNDTQTDAVLRGSPTIVKNDTNTDAVLRKSPTIVKNDTNTDAVLRKSPTIVNNDTNTDAVLRKSPTIVKIDINTDAVDSREKNTGKNDTNTDAVDSRDKSTGNNETHTDAVLRKSPTTVKNDTNTDAVLGRSPTIVRNDTNTDAVLRKSPTIVKNDTNTDAVPSRDKNTERAQLSSKMTQTLMLSSEGAKLSSKMTHTDAVLSRDKNTGNNETHTDAVLKKSITTVKNDTNTDAVLGRSPTIVRNDTNTDAVLRKSPTTVKNDTNTDAVLGRSPTIVRNDTNTDAVLRKSPTIVKNDTNTDAVPSRDKNTGNNDTNTDAVLRKSPITVKNDTNTDAVLGRSPTIVRNDTNTDAVLRKSPTIVKNDTNTNAVLGRSKTIVKNDTHTDAVHSRDKNTGNNDTNTDAFPRKSPTIVKIDTNTDAVLGRSPTIVTNDTHADAVHNRDKNTGNNDTNTDAVRSRNKNSVNNDTNIHVDTNDRDSAHNSEA, via the exons ATGGCACAAACACCGATGGACTCCTCAGTAGGAAC AAGGAGCCCTACTATCgtcaaaaatgatacaaacactgaTGATGTCCTCAGAAAGAGCCCAACTATCGTCAAAAatgacacacacactgatgctgtaCTCAGAAGGAACCCAACTATCGTCAAAAatgacacacacactgatgctgtaCTCAGAAGGAATCCAACTATCGACAAAAATGACACAAACACTGATGATGTCCTCAGAAAGAGCCCAACTATCGTCAAAAATGACACACAGACTGATGCTGTCCTCAGAGGGAGCCCAACTATTGTCAAAAATGACACAAACACTGATGCTGTCCTCAGGAAAAGCCCAACTATCGTAAAAAATGACACAAACACTGATGCTGTCCTCAGAAAGAGTCCAACTATCGTCAACAATGACACAAACACTGATGCTGTCCTCAGAAAAAGCCCAACTATCGTCAAAATTGACATAAACACTGATGCTGTCGACAGTAGGGAAAAAAATACTggcaaaaatgatacaaacactgaTGCTGTCGACAGTAGGGACAAAAGTACCGGCAATAATGAAACACACACTGATGCTGTCCTCAGAAAGAGCCCAACTACCGTCAAAAATGACACAAACACTGATGCTGTCCTCGGAAGGAGCCCAACTATCGTCAGAAATGACACAAACACTGATGCTGTCCTCAGAAAGAGCCCAACTATCGTCAAAAATGACACAAACACTGATGCTGTCCCCAGTAGGGACAAAAATACCG AAAGAGCCCAACTATCGTCAAAAATGACACAAACACTAATGCTGTCCTCGGAAGGAGCCAAACTATCGTCAAAAATGACACACACTGATGCTGTCCTCAGTAGGGACAAAAATACCGGCAATAATGAAACACACACTGATGCTGTCCTCAAAAAGAGCATAACTACCGTCAAAAATGACACAAACACTGATGCTGTCCTCGGAAGGAGCCCAACTATCGTCAGAAATGACACAAACACTGATGCTGTCCTCAGAAAGAGCCCAACTACCGTCAAAAATGACACAAACACTGATGCTGTCCTCGGAAGGAGCCCAACTATCGTCAGAAATGACACAAACACTGATGCTGTCCTCAGAAAGAGCCCAACTATCGTCAAAAATGACACAAACACTGATGCTGTCCCCAGTAGGGACAAAAATACCGGCAATAATGACACAAATACTGATGCTGTCCTTAGAAAGAGCCCAATTACCGTCAAAAATGACACAAACACTGATGCTGTCCTCGGAAGGAGCCCAACTATCGTCAGAAATGACACAAACACTGATGCTGTCCTCAGAAAGAGCCCAACTATCGTCAAAAATGACACAAACACTAATGCTGTCCTCGGAAGGAGCAAAACTATCGTCAAAAatgacacacacactgatgctgtcCACAGTAGGGACAAAAATACCGGCAATAATGACACAAACACAGATGCTTTCCCCAGAAAGAGCCCAACTATCGTCAAAATTGACACAAACACTGATGCTGTCCTCGGAAGGAGCCCAACTATCGTCACAAATGACACACACGCTGATGCTGtccacaacagagacaaaaatacCGGCAATAATGACACAAACACTGATGCTGTCCGCAGTAGAAACAAAAATTCCGTCAACAACGATACAAATATTCACGTCGATACAAATGACAGGGATTCTGCTCATAATTCCGAAGCCTGA